From the Candidatus Neptunochlamydia vexilliferae genome, the window GAAACCTTCCCTTCTGTTGCTTCTTCAATAAGCAAGGCAACATCTCCCTTGGGAATATGTCCCTTATTTACGATCAGGTGGATAAGGTGTCGGCTTTTTCCGATTCGTCTAGCAAAGGCTGTCTGCTTGATGCCATAGGTTTCTAGGTATTCTTTTAAGAGCATGAAAAAATCCTGTTTCTCAATACGATACATACACGCTCCTGAGAAAAAAATCAAAAATTCTACAGCAATTCCCGCTAAAATTTTAAGCCCTTGATTGTGATTAATTTGCAGTTTTTATAAAATTTTGTTTTCGCAAACTATTAAAAGGTAAGGGCAGAAA encodes:
- a CDS encoding XRE family transcriptional regulator — encoded protein: MYRIEKQDFFMLLKEYLETYGIKQTAFARRIGKSRHLIHLIVNKGHIPKGDVALLIEEATEGKVSKEEVLYPSH